GCGTAGAAGAGAGCgctgaataaatatttcagaggatttctttttgcatatGAGTGGTTTCAGACCTTGCGCAGTTTCCTTATCGGTGTCAGTGCTTGAGAACGGCTGACCGAAGGCAAGTCTGGATGGCGAGGAGTGTTTCCGCTCCTTCCAATATTCGCTGCCAACAAGCCTAATCTCTTGTTTGTTTCGTCCATTTACTGTAGCGCCTGCTCTAACTCCATTTGCGTGCCTTCCGATGGTTCTCTCATCAGTTTAAGGGCACGCTCACGAGCTGACGCCCTCTCCTAAACGTATATTATTGGTTTATGAcacaaaaaaacgaaaattgacTACAATAACCATTTCcatcctttgaaaaatatctttGTGGCGGTCCTCTATatcagtcgaacttcttgcaACCTCCTGATTTTCCACATCATCTTTCACCACTACTTCCATCATCTCTTCATCTCCGTCGCTGCTGTAAGGTCCATATTGTTCACCTTCAGTTTCTCCACCGATCACAGAGGAAACAGCTTCTTGCTGCGAACGGCGGCCTAGAGACGTGGAGATCTGGAAACAATTACCGGCATCTAAACCTTGAACACTGAAGTCTATTCTCGAAATCTTAGATGCTCGTCGCATGGGCAATAGTGCTCTTCCACACGATACGAATTTCCATTGTGTCTCACTTCCCAGGCTCCAGGACAAACAGCGGCGACATGTTGCCGCTGCCCACCGTATTTGTTGACAGCCAACGTGCGCCTTATGGTGTTGGTGGAGCCTGTACCTTCCTTCTTCCAGCCCTCTCTTTCtcttagggtgttcggaaagtatctgtcaaacatttcgcagtagcgcagattttttgagatgttctggaagttcccgtattaaatataaggacactaccgcttgtatatacataacatatctggctccctcttccttgcctatttcatcttATAATGGTggaacattccacccatattcgagacgtactcctttacgagttcgaatctggccaccccgttactgaagcccatcgaaacttaagtcaagtattcggcactgaagcccattctgagcggtctgtgcgcgcctggttccagcgcttcaaagccggaaacaagagactcgaagatgagcttcgctctggtcgaccgactgcaaaaTCGTTCgatgaactgaagaatctggtggagcagcatccatatgaaggtatgcggtattttgctgccagtcttggctgttcggtgtccaccgtgagcaatggactgcgatttCTCGGAATGgtaaaaagctcggtcagtggcttCCACAGAGCGatggcaaccgccaaagacgcctggacatctgcactcagctgctctccagaagccgcataatcgactggctggacaccattgtcactggagatgaaaaatggatcaTCTGCATCAACCACAGCCGCAAACGTGCGTGGTgggctggcgatgaaatgccggatctacagtttcgaactgctgccggacaacacgacggttactgccgaggtctactgcgctcaactgcaaagactggccgacaagatccgcaaagagcacccgaagctcgacaacgttcgcctgctgcacgataacgcgcgccctcacatcgcgaagaagttctaccgcacccaccgtacagcccggacctggcccttagcgactaccacctcttccgatcgcatcagcatcacctggaagagaagcgctacgatggtCGTGagcacctcgaaaatgaccttcggggtttcttcgcctccaagtcgccggagttctacgccaaaggaatccgtgatctagtgagacgttggcagaagattGTCGacgttgatggagattatttcgtcgaataataaaatgttgttaaaaagtcgtgttgttttgaaattttgccatatttcggcagatactttccgaacaccataataaatgatatagaGTGCAATCGATCAAACAAAGATGTCTTGCCTAAGATTCCAACCATGATCTCCCGCTCCTCTTCCAACTCAGTCGTAAGCGCAATGAGCAGCTGGAGAAGCATGTCCATCCTCACGTTTGCTTGCCCTTCCAACATCTCATGCTTGAGTTTTTTTATGGAAACTTTTGAATTCTGGAATCGGATGGTCTCCACCACAACTCGTCTGATTCTTCAGCATGCTGTTGATGAGCATACTCTGTGAGCTCACGGTGGTTCTACACGTATGAGTCTAGTAGAAtcacttcaacaaaaaagtgaaggcACCAATGTGACTCACTTTAATATTCTCCCTGCAGAAAGGACACAGAATAGTTGGTGCTGAATGTTCGTCCGCATGCTTGCTGGTTCTATGTCGACTAAGTCCACTCTCGCTGTCGAACACTGTGTCACAGAATATGCAGCTATGAACTGCCTTTCCAGAAGCGGCAACTCTACTCCTTTTCTGAGACTTGAATTCCACAATTTGTTCCTTCTAATATCCATGGAAGACAAAGTGATGCATTTGGAGTTCTTTGCCCTCATTTACACCACACACTGGGCATTCATTCATGGCAACACTAGAATCAAGACAATATTACTTGTgtataaaaagagaaacaaaatagTGTTAAAAATTACTTCCAAATAGCATCGATAATATAGATTGAAGTAGTAGTAGTTTGAAGAGCAGAGAATGCATTCGACTAACTTACGAACAGTCTCAGGTAGTGACCTACTTGCACGCCTTCATGACCCACTGCTAATATTTCAGATGATGGGTTATAGAGAGACCTTTTTTTAACACAACTAGGTATGAGATATATCCCGTTGTATTCAGGTTCAATAAGGGTTCGCGTGGACACCTATTTGCTTAGACACACCATTAGGACAGGTATAGTACTTGTAGTTGTTCTTATAAACCCAAAGTCACATTATTTGAGCTTCATTAATTCAACAGCGTATTAGGGAGCCATCAGGCAGGAACGACACAGCATAAATCTGGCTTACCCTCCAGAGCATCCAATGATTCGCATGATCATGTACATGCGACAACAATGGATGACAGAAGGTACAGCAAATGATATTTGGTGAAACGTGAAGAAGAAAGGCTAAAGGTGCAGAGGAAGGTGTCGAAGAAAgcatgaagaagaagagaattatTGAAGTTATAAGTCCTCATGCGTTAGAAGACAAAATGCacatttgagaagaaatcacATAATACAAATTTGTGCGGGGATGTACAGCAACACACCTAGGAGGCCTATTAAACacataaaacaaagaaataataggAAAGACAACCGATCTTACAGATACTCAAGGCGGAAAGGACGTGGAAAAACAAGTATAGAAAGAAAGCGTAGAAAGCGACTGTGGCGCAAGTGGATGGCGTGGAATATAATGTTGTGTGTGCAACTACCCAAATTGTGCACGGACTTACgacatgataaaataatattttctgattttgattcCTATCTCTTTCATATCTTCCTCTTCTTGTCAGGTGAGTATTAGTTCTCGACATTTCTCCCGCTCATTTGTTaattccattgtttttcttcttctttactttttcttttcacatctcCCGCTGTACCTTCTGTCATCttttgttgtcgcatgtacATTATCatgcgaaccattggatgTTCTGGAGGGGAAGCTTGATGTATGCTGTGACGTTTCTGTCTGATACCTCCTTTAGGGCACTGCCGGCCTAATGAAACCTAATTGTACTAAGAAGAATTACTAGCACGATACTCTTCTTAATATTGTGCATGAGCCAATAGGTGTGTCTACGCGAACGTTTGCTGACCCCTCAATAAAACGAGTATACCTTGTGCCTAGCGGTGTTAAAAGAAGACCTCTTTATACCCCGCCATCTGGAAGAACAACATTAGGTCATGTAAGCCTGCAAGGAAGTCATTATCAGAGGTTGTTACTAACCGAGTTAGTCGAACAATTTCTTTGCTCCAACTTCCAATCCAACGTATTTCCAATCTACATAATGGATATTACTCGCAAgtaagttattttttcttctttcacttcGTCACCTCTTTTGTGTACTAGTGGGATTGTTGTGATTCTAGTACTGCCATGAATGAATGCCCGGTCTGTGGCATGGCTAAAAATAGAATGGAGAGGCACCTTGTTGATGTCCATGGATATTCGCAAGGCCAAATTTCGGAATTCAAGGCTTAGAAGAAGAGCCGGAGAATTGCTGTATCGGGGAAGCCTATTTATAACTGCGAATTCTGTGATGCGACATTCAACAGCATCAGTGGGCTGAGCCGTCATAGAGGAACAAAACATGCCGATGAATATTCACCTCGAGTTATCATGTGTCCCATATGCAGAGAAACGGTTAAAGTGAGTTATACTAATAGTCCACAGCTTTCACGACCGTGCAATAATTGTCGttcacatttttattgatGACTACTTCTGATTCTTGCATATGTAGAATCGCCGTGAGCTCGCAGAGCATACTCATCAGCAGCATGCCAACCACGCAGACGAGTACGTGGTCGAGACCATCAACTTCCAAAGTCTGCAAGATTATCAGGTTGGAGTAGTATGAAAACTTGCATCTATATTAGACTACTTGACGTGTTTCTCTTCAAGAGCTGGAAGTTAGCCTCGAAGGGATCGGGTGTGATAAGCCGGTTCACAGCTAAGTCAGAGATTACGGAATTCGGCAGAACCACATATTTACGCTGCCACTGCTCTTTCCGCGCAGGCTCTGCCCCagcgaaaacgaaaaagtctGTGGAGCATTGCACAGCGTATATGAACGTATGTGCACTATATTTTCTATCAGCAGAAAGTGATTCCTTATACTAACTGTAATAAAACCAAACAAATTCTAGGTGAGAGAGAAAACTGATGGTGTGACAGTTGAACACTGTCTATCGGACATGAAGCCCGCCCATCTCAGCTGAGACTTGATAACAATGCTGAGCAGTTTATAGTCTCGCTACTACGGGATGGTCTGACCGTCCGACAGGTttacaaaaaagtaagaatgCAACTAAGAGGAGGCCTCCGTTCTCGACTGTATTTCATCACACCGCGAGATATAAGGTACATCACACCACACATACAGCTGTAGCATTTAAGAATATCGACAAAAGAAGTGCTTAGAAACATTGCCTCGAAGTGCCGAGTAGACCCTGGAAGACTCCATCATCTGGACACGGTGTCAGTTCAGAGACGAGTTGATGCCAACTTGCAATCTGATGGCATCCAGTTCTACAGGCCAGCACGAGACGCCAGCGGAGATAGATTCGTGCAGGGTAAATaacatcaaaagaaaattactgcGTTGCAGCTTACAAGATACATTTAGTCGTCATAAATCCAACGCAGAAAGAGTGGCTCCGAAAGTATGAATGGGATAGAGCTCTTCCAGCTGCGTACCTCGTCTCCTATAGGTGATTTATTCTAAGCAGATTGTGGGTTCACAGTGTAATATCTTCTACAACTTTATTTGACAGGATGACTGATATAGAAGTTGGGATGATGTTTGAGCACGTGAAAAAGTTGCTCCCCTCATTTCACACGGATAACTTCATAACGGACGATACCAACACATTTTGGAATGGTTTCAGTAAAGTGTTTCTATCGTCGTGGAATAAACGGCTGTTATGCCTATGGCACGTACAGCAAGCCATGAAGAGGAATGCTAATGCGAAAGTGGTTAACGTAAGTAGCCTTCGTCTGACTCCAATTGCTTGTAGCTGGAATGGCCTGGAACTAGCTGGAAGAACTAGAATACTGCTCTTTCAGCGTGACCTGAGCGAGCCATTCCTCAGAAAAATGCGAGACATCTGTCTTGTTCGCGAAAGAAGTGTCTTCGTAACACAATACACATCAATGTTGAAGTATGTTcgtgaaaatgatgaaagcaCGCTCGCGTCATACATGGAAAACACATGGTACGTTGTCATTCAAACTGAAATATCAATCTAGCGCTGAATTCATTCACAGGAGCAATAGAGTGGACCAATGGGCAGCCTTCGGGCGGTTAGGATCTTGTGTCAGTACTTCTATGCTCTGTGAGCGTTTCCATAAAAAACTCAAGCATGAGATGTTGGAAGGGAAAGCAAACGTGAGGATAGACAGACTTCTCCAACTACTCATTGCCCTTACGACCGAGTTGGAAGAGGACCGGGAAATTATGGTTGGAATCTCAAACAAGACGTTCCTGTTCGATAAATTTCACTCTAGGATATTTAGAAGGAGAGAGGGCTGGAGGAAGGAAGGTACAGGCTCCAGCAACATCACAAGGCGCACACGTCGGCTGTCAACAAATATTGTGGGCAGCAGCAACTTGTCACTGTTGTTGGTCCTGGAACCTGGGAAGTGAAAGAGAACGGTAACTGATATCGCGTGGAAGAATACTATTGTCCATGCGACAAGGAAGTAAGGTTTTGAGAACAAACTTCAATGTTTAAAGGTTACATGTCGGTGATTGTTTCCAGTTCAACAATCATTGCCGAAGAGAAGGATGCGGTGCATGCCCTTATGCGTTTGCTTGCACCTGTCCTATGGATGTGAAAAGTGGAATAAGCTGTGTGCATGTTCATGCAACTCTGATGTACGCAACGTCAGATAAATCTAGCAGCATATTAATCTTCGTAAACTTTTGATCTGACTTTCTACGTCGCTAGGAAGCCGTTCGCAGCAAGACGCCGTTTCCTCGGTAGTTGATGGAGAAGTTGAAAACGAGCATAATGGACCGTACAGCAGCGACGGAGACGAAGAGATGATGGAAGTAGTAGTGGAAGATGATGTGGAAAACGAGTCGGTCGCAAGAAGTTCGACAGATGTAGAGGACCGCCACAAAGATATGTTCCAAAGTATGGAAATGATTCTTACAGTTAATTTACGCATATGTTTGTCATGAACCAAAAATATACGTTTAGATGTATGCATCAGCTCGTGAAAGTATGCTTAAAGTGATGAGAGAACCAACGGGAGGCACGGGAATGGAGATAGAGCAGGTGCTGCAGCAAATGGACGAACTAACCAAGAGGTTAGGCTTGTTGGCAGAGAATGTTGGAAGGAATGGAGATACTGCTCGCCTTGCTCGCCGTCATGACGTACCTTCGGTCGGCTGCCCTCAAGCGCTGACTCCGATAAGGAAACTACATAAGGTCTGAAACTAATCATATGTAAGAAGAAATtgtataaaatatttctttagcGTGTCCATTTACGCAAAGTAGAAGAGGCTAAGCGAAAACCAATCCTGGAGATCCCAGACTGTGCGCAGGACGAGAAGGACGCGTGTGCTTTATGCCTTCGGATGCAGCCTATCACTGGTAGCACAAACCATCGAATTTGTTGGATTCAATGTCCAACATGCGAAGACTGGATGCATACAACGTGTGCCCTCGTGACGTAGCAGAGTTGCGGAGAAGTGATGTGTAGCATGACAAAAATGTAgctctatttatttaatgtgCCACTTCTGTTGATTAAAGTTAAATGTGTACAAACTGAATAAATAGGAATTATTTATGAGTATGATGTGCTAACAAAGCCTAGGCCTTGAGGCTTCCCCTCCAGagcatccaatggttcgcaCGATCATatacatgcgacaacaaaggatggCAGAAGGTACAGCGGgagatgtgaaaagaaaagtaaaggagaagaaaaacaatggaattAACAAATGAGCGGGAGAAATGTCGAGAACTAATACTCACCTGACAAGCAGAGGAAGATATGAAAGAgatagaaatcaaaatcagaaaatattatttcatgTCGTAAGTCCGTGCGCATTTTGTGTAGTTGCACACGCAATATTATATTCCACGCCATCCACTTACGCCACAGTCGCTTTCTATAATCCATCCGTGGAAAAACCAGGAAATATTACTTTGGCTTGTCGTAAGGATTTGCGTGCACTGGGCGGACTGCACACAAAACATCGGAAACGACGCCTAATGTCCCCAGCTACGATCCGGCTTTCGGGAGGTGCCAGCATACGTGACACTTAATCTATGCTGAACAGTGGTAAGATCTGGCTTCGATTTCTTAGGATTTTTACTGATTTCCTGGCAGGAGTCTACGATACAAACCATCTACTTCAAGCTTGGTTGGTACCTCAAACTACAGTAGATGTATTGTAGTAGAGTCAAagagacatgaagcacagtgcagttgcgtaagtggttgcaCTGGAAGCAgggcggtggagcgtagtggttaggatcgagtgagcaCCCTTGCTACCAGAGAAGCCGCTGAAACATATTGGGGGAGCAGATTTTGTTTTGGCGGCCGCGTCGCATGCAGGCCACATTAGAGCAAAGCAGCCTTGGCGCATGCTTCTATTGCTTGCTATTCACTATTGTGAGACCGCGCAAAGTTATGTTcatgtttcattttctgtcgtttcttCATTGTCGTTCTCATGAGTCTAGCTTCACTTTGTATACGCTATTgctcttttcaaatttattgctgTGTTGCTTATACTAAAGgcatgcgttttttttctataaactcccgttgttttcttttcgtgtttGCATTTCAGCTTCTGTGGCctgttcagaatcgttttttACGTGAATATAGCTTCAATTCAGATATATTACTGCTCTTAGCTCAAGTTTATTGTCACGTAGCTTATGTTTAGCAGGTATGTTTCTTCTATAAACTCCTATAACTAAACTTTCTTTTGATAGCTTaacgtttttatcttctctcatttcttcagagtcgttctTAACATCTACCTATCTAGAGACGATCGGAGATAAGAATGTAaagttagaaaagaaaaaatggaagtttatagaagaaatataCCTTTTAAATGTAGGCAACGTGGCAATAAACTTGAGTTAGGAGCAGTTATATGTCGAATTTACATAAAGAACGATTCTGAAGAGGCCACAGAAGCTGAAATGCAtacaagaagagaaaacaacgGGAGTTTATAGAAGAAACACATCGCCTTAATATAAGCAACGTAGcaataaattacaaaagaaGCAATAGCGTATAAACAGTGAAGGTAGACTGATGAGAAGAACGACATTGaggaaaacagaacaaaaagacagaaaatgaAGTATGAACATAACCTTGCACGGCCTCGCCTCACAGTAGTAAATAGTAGAAGCCTGCGCCGAGGCTGCCCTGCTCTAATACGGCCTGTCGCGGCGCGGCCGCCAAGACAAAATCTGTGCTCCTACGAGTGCCGGTATCTGGACCATGTTTTGGGGCTTCATCGCGGCTGCGTCGCGGCGCTCCTATCTCGACTGCGCAATAGTGGGCTGGAGCGCGCAATTGTCGCATATGTAGATGAGTACGTGTATATGAGGACAAAGATAGGAGGATGTCAtagaatgttctagaaggTCACCTTGGTCGTATATAAGGGAACTGTTCCTCTTTCAGAGTGATTACTGTTCTATCTCAACTGTACGCTACAACAGACGTTGTTAGCTctcctcctctttcttttccctttgATGGCGGAACAATAAATGATCCGTTGCTTTTATCCCCtcttacttcattttttgtgTAATAGTGAAACGTCTtgtctcttctcttcttcctccATTTACTTCACTACATGACATTCTTCAGTCTGCTCCGCCATGCATACTTCTGCCCCTTGCAATATCTGTGGGAAAGGACCTCTTCTGCTGCGTAACCTGTACAGACATATGCGAGACGTCCACATGTGCTCTGATGAGGAAGTAAATAACGTTAAGAACGCAGTAAAGAGGGCCATTCATGCGGAAGAGTTTAATTGTGAGGACTGCGGAAGAACATTCTTCAAATACAGTGCATTCAGGAAACATAGGAAGGCATGCGAACTTGCAGATAAATGAAACTTGTGATTCACGTAGTTACCGAACATAATTTGAATTAACCTTTAGAATGTTCACCGAAGATGCTGCCACAACATCACGAGCAAGCGGAGCAGACTCTTGCATAAGCTATTCCGTCCAATGTCCAGGTTGCGACCAAACATTCTACAGCAACTCGGACTTGGCGAAGCATTGTGAGGAGAGGCACAAAGACGGATGTTCGGAGAATGAATGAGGCTGTAAATGGAGTAGTACGAAACGCTGTAAACGAAATGTAGGGAGGTGATGGAAACAAAGGGATAGGACGTACGCCGTTTGCAAGAAGGGTCGTCATGCAAACGACTGGGACAGGACCAAAACCTCCCCGTATTCAAACACAATATAAAACAGTAAGTGGAAAAATGCTACAGTAGTGGCGGAGTTCGGCTGCCCTATTAATTTCAACGCATTTCAGAGATTGACGATGAAAACGGAAAGAAATTCATAGATGACTATAGTGATCTGGAGGAAGAGGCGCGAAATATCCTGCAAACGGATCGTAAACTGCTCCAGACTTGTTTCATCTATGGTAAAAGGAATCCAAATGCGGATGATGACGATGAAGTGGTCTGGGTGAGCTGTTCAAACGATACAGTTTGTAAAGCCTGGTCGCACATCGTCTGCTGTTCTGGGGTAAGCAGCCAGTGTCCCGTTTGCAAAAATGGCCACTGGCGGCTTGAAGAAGTGTAGCGTAAGTTTAGATAAGTCTAGCTGTTTTTAGTGTGTCGTTAGTATAAGTTTAGTACTGCTCTAGTCCTTTGATTTGATTCCCTGTTTGCTGTAAAAGAGAACAATTTGTATAGATATCTATTCCATTTAGTGTAAATATAAGTATATTTTCATCCATAGTTACGGTGTAACATTTGCTATATAGTTATTTGGCTGCTTGCCACTGTAATTAGTCAGTTATAATCCACCATTGCATGGCGGGTTTCTTGTTATATCGATACTGGTCattatttgtgtttcttttgttgCTCACACTATTTAGTCACTTCTTATATTGATACTGGTCATTGTTCATGTTTGTTATGTGGACATTTATTTAGTGGACATCATTCTGTGAATACTTAATGGgtaatatcaataatatcaataataataataataataataataataataataataataataataataataataataataataataataataataataataataataatataataataataataataataataataataataataataataataataataacaataataataataataataataataataataataataataataataacaataacaataataataaacttcGTTATCATCCCTCACTACCAACCTCTAACACCACACTTGAAGACCAGAGGTGGTACCCTCATCTACATATGCGACAATTGCGCGCTCCAGCCCCACTATTGCGCAGCCGAAATAGGAGCGCCACTGACTGCACCCAcccagaaaacagaaatatgaGGACATTCCGCGAGAGTGCTACTTTTGATTTAACTCCTACCTCAAGAAATATCTTCCCAATTCTTACAAGTACccaatcctttcatctatcatcgaccccgataAGCGTAAAAATGCTTGGGCTCAGATAGTCCTCGTTGTTATGGTTCCTCATTGCGTATATGTATCGTTCGTATTGTATCGTAGTGCGACAGAGGACGGTCTGCCCACTTCACTCAATTCCTCGCCTGAACACTTTATATCTGCACTTCCACTGAACCGCCGTTTTGTTCTGCTCAAAAGGGGAATTAAAACCCTTAGTTTCCAGCGCCATCAAACATCAAACAAGCAGTAACTGGAGAAAGTTCCTTCGAAATCCTAACTGAATGATGCATCTTCGATCATCCTGCATCTTTGTCCGGCTTCTCTCCATCTTTTTCCCGAAAGATTGTCACTTTCGAGTAGAATTTACTCCTTAGTTTTCCTTCATAACGCAGATATCTTATGTGGTTT
This is a stretch of genomic DNA from Necator americanus strain Aroian chromosome II, whole genome shotgun sequence. It encodes these proteins:
- a CDS encoding hypothetical protein (NECATOR_CHRII.G6537.T2), yielding MFDRYFPNTLREREGWKKEGTGSTNTIRRTLAVNKYGGQRQHVAAVCPGAWEISTSLGRRSQQEAVSSVIGGETEGEQYGPYSSDGDEEMMEVVVKDDVENQEVARSSTDIEDRHKDIFQRMEMERASARERALKLMREPSEGTQMELEQALQLAFGQPFSSTDTDKETAQGLKPLICKKKSSEIFIQRSLLRKDEQAKRKPTVNIPTRRWAAVRLSQGLPVPIKYGDFKWSSYFVSEVKKQEEKKAKNDRSKHLSTVLYETAKYLKTTSAQEQNVEVVEKFIRAIRPYKLTAAETMQIINLRPTTAAEIQLIVEESEERIKTEEKLESLVATVIACLPPHIITTS
- a CDS encoding hypothetical protein (NECATOR_CHRII.G6539.T2), whose amino-acid sequence is MQLRGGLRSRLYFITPRDIRNIASKCRVDPGRLHHLDTVSVQRRVDANLQSDGIQFYRPARDASGDRFVQVVINPTQKEWLRKYEWDRALPAAYLVSYSKVFLSSWNKRLLCLWHVQQAMKRNANAKVVNRDLSEPFLRKMRDICLVRERSVFVTQYTSMLKYVRENDESTLASYMENTWSNRVDQWAAFGRLGSCVSTSMLCERFHKKLKHEMLEGKANVRIDRLLQLLIALTTELEEDREIMKERGLEEGRYRLQQHHKAHTSAVNKYCGQQQLVTVVGPGTWEVKENGSRSQQDAVSSVVDGEVENEHNGPYSSDGDEEMMEVVVEDDVENESVARSSTDVEDRHKDMFQTRESMLKVMREPTGGTGMEIEQVLQQMDELTKRLGLLAENVGRNGDTARLARRHDVPSVGCPQALTPIRKLHKRVHLRKVEEAKRKPILEIPDCAQDEKDACALCLRMQPITGLEASPPEHPMVRTIIYMRQQRMAEGTAGDVKRKVKEKKNNGINK
- a CDS encoding hypothetical protein (NECATOR_CHRII.G6538.T1) translates to MVEHSTHIRDVLLYEFESGHPVTEAHRNLSQVFGTEAHSERSVRAWFQRFKAGNKRLEDELRSGRPTAKSFDELKNLVEQHPYEGMRYFAASLGCSVSTSDGNRQRRLDICTQLLSRSRIIDWLDTIVTGDEKWIICINHSRKRAWWAGDEMPDLQFRTAAGQHDGYCRGLLRSTAKTGRQDPQRAPEARQRSPAAR
- a CDS encoding hypothetical protein (NECATOR_CHRII.G6540.T1), which encodes MHTSAPCNICGKGPLLLRNLYRHMRDVHMCSDEEVNNVKNAVKRAIHAEEFNCEDCGRTFFKYSAFRKHRKNVHRRCCHNITSKRSRLLHKLFRPMSRLRPNILQQLGLGEAL
- a CDS encoding hypothetical protein (NECATOR_CHRII.G6539.T1) gives rise to the protein MQLRGGLRSRLYFITPRDIRNIASKCRVDPGRLHHLDTVSVQRRVDANLQSDGIQFYRPARDASGDRFVQVVINPTQKEWLRKYEWDRALPAAYLVSYRMTDIEVGMMFEHVKKLLPSFHTDNFITDDTNTFWNGFSKVFLSSWNKRLLCLWHVQQAMKRNANAKVVNRDLSEPFLRKMRDICLVRERSVFVTQYTSMLKYVRENDESTLASYMENTWSNRVDQWAAFGRLGSCVSTSMLCERFHKKLKHEMLEGKANVRIDRLLQLLIALTTELEEDREIMKERGLEEGRYRLQQHHKAHTSAVNKYCGQQQLVTVVGPGTWEVKENGSRSQQDAVSSVVDGEVENEHNGPYSSDGDEEMMEVVVEDDVENESVARSSTDMYASARESMLKVMREPTGGTGMEIEQVLQQMDELTKRLGLLAENVGRNGDTARLARRHDVPSVGCPQALTPIRKLHKRVHLRKVEEAKRKPILEIPDCAQDEKDACALCLRMQPITGSTNHRICWIQCPTCEDWMHTTCALVT
- a CDS encoding hypothetical protein (NECATOR_CHRII.G6538.T2); this encodes MVEHSTHIRDVLLYEFESGHPVTEAHRNLSQVFGTEAHSERSVRAWFQRFKAGNKRLEDELRSGRPTAKSFDELKNLVEQHPYEGMRYFAASLGCSVSTVSNGLRFLGMVKSSLLSRSRIIDWLDTIVTGDEKWIICINHSRKRAWWAGDEMPDLQFRTAAGQHDGYCRGLLRSTAKTGRQDPQRAPEARQRSPAAR
- a CDS encoding hypothetical protein (NECATOR_CHRII.G6542.T1), producing MITKFIIIVIVIIIIIIIIIIIIIIIVIIIIIIIIIIIIIIIIILLLLLLLLLLLLLLLLLLLLLLLLLLLLLLILLILPIKYSQNDVH
- a CDS encoding hypothetical protein (NECATOR_CHRII.G6540.T2); protein product: MRKSLIVRTAEEHSSNTVHSGNIGRMFTEDAATTSRASGADSCISYSVQCPGCDQTFYSNSDLAKHCEERHKDGCSENE